A single region of the Salvia miltiorrhiza cultivar Shanhuang (shh) chromosome 8, IMPLAD_Smil_shh, whole genome shotgun sequence genome encodes:
- the LOC130998211 gene encoding uncharacterized protein LOC130998211 → MRINHNSFYSRHQLRLTSLSRLCPLRRASPGCSPDGGRRRPLSSLPELIPPLFSSISLASIGRYRSSFSLKNDGTRQQTHAAVKAVRRRRRPPPAPSFSRQIRRGLKTTASSLISPSPFPSLLFISLHALTLSLSFLDLPEQDARRRQNGAPPLLPPSSSPVAHGQEPSTADNQNGTTAAPPPSRHRQRRRATEAALPLTSTHTHTHSRVSSQDSVEHLANRILSKNQIL, encoded by the exons ATGCGCATCAACCATAACTCAttctactcacgccatcaa CTGCGcctcacttctctctctcgcctctGCCCTCTCCGCCGCGCCTCGCCGGGATGCTCGCCGGACGGAGGCCGGCGTCGGCCCCTCTCCTCTCTCCCTGAACTcattccccctctcttctcctctatctctctcgcctCTATCGGCCGCTATCGttcatctttctctctcaagAATGACGGAACAAGGCAGCAGACGCACGCCGCTGTCAAAGCGGTGCGCCGCCGTCgccggccgccgcctgctccctcgttctcgcggcagatccgccgcgGCCTGAAGACCACGGCGTCGTCGCTCATCTCGCCATCTCCATTTCCTTCTCTTCTATTTATCTCTCTACACGCCCTGaccctctccctctctttccTCGATCTGCCGGAACAGGACGCACGCCGCCGTCAAAACGgtgcgccgccgctgctgcctccGTCGTCCTCGCCGGTGGCTCACGGCCAGGAGCCGTCGACCGCCGACAACCAG AACGGAACCACCGCGGCTCCGCCGCCGTCTCGCCATCGCCAGAGACGGcgagccaccgaggctgccctccccctgacctcgactcacacacacacacactcacggGTTTCAAGCCAAGATTCAGTCGAACACTTAGCAAATAGGATTTTGAgcaaaaatcaaatactgtaa
- the LOC130998212 gene encoding uncharacterized protein LOC130998212, with product MVNSTCLLGGSLGKFPDNHNGIHLRLTSLSRLCPLRRASPGCSPDGGRRRPLSSLPELIPPLFSSISLASIGRYRSSFSLKNDGTRQQTHAAVKAVRRRRRPPPAPSFSRQIRRGLKTTASSLISPSPFPSLLFISLHALTLSLSFLDLPEQDARRRQNGAPPLLPPSSSPVAHGQEPSTADNQNGTTAAPPPSRHRQRRRATEAALPLTSTHTHTHSRVSSQDSVEHLANRILSKNQIL from the exons atggtaaattctacttgtctattGGGTGGCAGTCTTGGTAAGTTTCCGGATAATCATAATGGAATTCAC CTGCGcctcacttctctctctcgcctctGCCCTCTCCGCCGCGCCTCGCCGGGATGCTCGCCGGACGGAGGCCGGCGTCGGCCCCTCTCCTCTCTCCCTGAACTcattccccctctcttctcctctatctctctcgcctCTATCGGCCGCTATCGttcatctttctctctcaagAATGACGGAACAAGGCAGCAGACGCACGCCGCTGTCAAAGCGGTGCGCCGCCGTCgccggccgccgcctgctccctcgttctcgcggcagatccgccgcgGCCTGAAGACCACGGCGTCGTCGCTCATCTCGCCATCTCCATTTCCTTCTCTTCTATTTATCTCTCTACACGCCCTGaccctctccctctctttccTCGATCTGCCGGAACAGGACGCACGCCGCCGTCAAAACGgtgcgccgccgctgctgcctccGTCGTCCTCGCCGGTGGCTCACGGCCAGGAGCCGTCGACCGCCGACAACCAG AACGGAACCACCGCGGCTCCGCCGCCGTCTCGCCATCGCCAGAGACGGcgagccaccgaggctgccctccccctgacctcgactcacacacacacacactcacggGTTTCAAGCCAAGATTCAGTCGAACACTTAGCAAATAGGATTTTGAgcaaaaatcaaatactgtaa